From one Streptomyces mobaraensis genomic stretch:
- a CDS encoding methyltransferase domain-containing protein — protein sequence MPERPAPRASLDAPRAASPVTDYRNSLRRSRESRDRPDRPAEFPLAGRDWTLLDDVFPPVYSPSTGTFLDLLALLGPRGFPRGGSLLEIGCGAGVIAVSAALAGCAHVVATDVNPHAVRNTALNAARHGVAGRVRCRESDMFAALAPDETFDLVFWHANFVLAPEDPEDLPRLSLHDLAYVDPGYRTHRAFLREATDRVRPGGSALLGFGSRGDAEALRRLAGEAGVTLTAVAAREVRERDDVVEYRLLRLDRSEPATGGAAG from the coding sequence ATGCCGGAGCGCCCCGCACCGCGCGCGTCCCTGGACGCACCCCGCGCCGCCTCCCCGGTCACCGACTACCGGAACTCGCTGCGCCGCAGCCGCGAGAGCCGCGACCGCCCCGACCGGCCGGCGGAGTTCCCGCTCGCGGGCCGCGACTGGACGCTGCTCGACGACGTCTTCCCGCCCGTCTACTCGCCGTCCACCGGCACGTTCCTCGACCTCCTCGCCCTCCTCGGCCCCCGGGGCTTCCCGCGCGGCGGATCGTTGCTGGAGATCGGCTGCGGCGCCGGGGTCATCGCCGTCAGCGCCGCCCTCGCCGGCTGCGCGCACGTGGTCGCGACGGACGTCAACCCGCACGCCGTCCGCAACACCGCGCTCAACGCGGCCCGGCACGGGGTGGCCGGGCGGGTGCGGTGCCGGGAGAGCGACATGTTCGCCGCGCTCGCCCCGGACGAGACCTTCGACCTTGTCTTCTGGCACGCGAACTTCGTCCTCGCCCCCGAGGACCCCGAGGACCTGCCCCGGTTGAGCCTCCACGACCTCGCCTACGTCGACCCCGGCTACCGAACCCACCGGGCGTTCCTGCGGGAGGCCACGGACCGGGTACGCCCCGGGGGCAGCGCGCTCCTGGGGTTCGGCAGCAGGGGCGACGCGGAGGCACTGCGCCGGCTGGCCGGCGAGGCGGGCGTCACCCTGACGGCCGTGGCCGCGCGGGAGGTACGGGAGCGGGACGACGTGGTGGAGTACCGGCTGCTGCGGCTGGACCGGAGCGAACCGGCGACGGGGGGAGCGGCCGGGTGA
- a CDS encoding LLM class flavin-dependent oxidoreductase, translated as MEAGINFFPDVHHRDKAADRYFAECLELVELADGLGYHHIRIVEHYFHQYGGYSPNPIVFLAAAAARSRNLRLITGAVLPAFNHPLKLAGEIGMLDAISGGRLEVGFARAFLPHEFQRFGVEMDTSRARFDEGVDAVRRLLTEEDTAFDGRFHSFPPTTSLPRPTQRPHPPFWVAALSSEQSFRRAGELGCGVMANPLAADTLRKYLEIYRTAWQDAGHPGRGRVMLAFHMHCAPDRRTAEARAEEPVNAYLRSLTAAASDWTSGASSADYPGYRQMIEKLAADDFHSVRARSAALVGTPDDVVEQLWEVHDRCGGFEVASLQVNFSTLDPVLAAESVALFGERALPRLRAERGPGPRAA; from the coding sequence ATGGAGGCCGGAATCAATTTCTTCCCGGATGTACACCACCGCGACAAGGCGGCGGACCGGTATTTCGCCGAGTGTCTGGAGCTGGTGGAGCTCGCGGACGGACTCGGCTACCACCACATACGCATCGTGGAGCACTACTTCCACCAGTACGGCGGCTACTCCCCGAACCCGATCGTGTTCCTCGCCGCCGCCGCGGCCCGCAGCCGTAACCTGAGGCTGATCACCGGCGCGGTGCTGCCGGCGTTCAACCACCCACTGAAACTGGCCGGGGAGATCGGAATGCTCGACGCCATCTCCGGAGGACGGCTGGAGGTGGGCTTCGCCCGGGCGTTCCTCCCGCACGAGTTCCAGCGGTTCGGGGTGGAGATGGACACCAGCCGGGCCCGCTTCGACGAGGGCGTGGACGCGGTGCGGCGGCTGCTGACCGAGGAGGACACCGCGTTCGACGGGCGCTTCCACTCCTTCCCGCCCACCACCTCCCTCCCCAGGCCGACCCAGCGGCCGCACCCGCCGTTCTGGGTGGCCGCCCTCTCCAGCGAACAGAGCTTCCGGCGGGCCGGCGAACTCGGCTGCGGCGTCATGGCCAACCCGCTGGCCGCCGACACCCTGCGGAAGTACCTGGAGATCTACCGCACGGCGTGGCAGGACGCCGGACACCCCGGGCGCGGCCGGGTGATGCTCGCCTTCCACATGCACTGCGCCCCCGACCGGCGGACCGCCGAGGCCCGCGCCGAGGAGCCGGTCAACGCCTATCTGCGCAGCCTGACGGCCGCCGCCTCGGACTGGACCAGCGGGGCGTCGAGCGCCGACTACCCCGGCTACCGGCAGATGATCGAGAAGCTGGCGGCCGACGACTTCCACTCCGTCCGCGCCCGCTCGGCGGCCCTCGTGGGCACACCGGACGACGTCGTGGAGCAACTGTGGGAGGTCCACGACCGCTGCGGCGGCTTCGAAGTCGCCAGCCTCCAGGTCAACTTCTCCACCCTGGACCCCGTCCTCGCCGCGGAATCGGTCGCCCTGTTCGGCGAGCGGGCGCTGCCCCGGCTCCGGGCGGAGCGCGGGCCCGGCCCGCGGGCGGCGTGA
- the pabB gene encoding aminodeoxychorismate synthase component I gives MRTLLVDNYDSFTYNLFHYLAEVNGTEPVVLRNDDPCPSAGELREFDNVVISPGPGTPERPGDFGICREIVEHGRLPLLGVCLGHQGICHLAGATVRRAPEVRHGRVSPVLHGGTDVFAGLPSPFDAVRYHSLAVTDLPPELEALATTPDGVLMGVRHRDRPLWGVQFHPESVCTEHGHLLLRNFRDLTADWHWRTGRPRPALRRALTTPDPAPRPALTTPDPAPRPAKAPGTSADGPRWRVLAERIPTRVADEVVFDRLFRRSRHAFWLDSSATDASLGRFSAMGDAEGPLARVVSADVWHGTVTVTSANGVEIVGGPFFDWLDRDLAARHVDVPDLPFEFTLGWVGYLGYELKAECGGDRAHRSPEPDAVMIYADRAVVFDHLTSTTHLLALAAPGDERPARAWLDRTRAELARLAGRRPDPAPAPQRRLSAPRLRHDRDAYLAAIDTCQDAIGRGETYEVCLTNMLCADGTLVPWDAYRFLRRTSPAPFGALLLLDSLAVLSTSPERFLRVSASGLMESKPIKGTRPRGGTSAEDALLREDLRTSEKDRAENLMIVDLVRNDLGRCAEVGSVHVPELFAVETYATVHQLVSTVRARLRPGRSAVDCVRAAFPGGSMTGAPKIRTMRLIDELEAGPRGVYSGAIGYLSLSGAADLSIVIRTAVAAPGRVSYGVGGAIVALSDPAAEFEETAVKATPLLRLLGAGFPGRRPAVTG, from the coding sequence GTGCGTACGCTACTCGTCGACAACTACGACTCGTTCACCTACAACCTCTTCCACTACCTGGCCGAAGTGAACGGCACGGAGCCGGTGGTGCTCCGCAATGACGACCCCTGCCCGTCGGCCGGGGAACTGCGGGAATTCGACAACGTGGTGATCTCCCCGGGCCCGGGAACCCCGGAGCGCCCCGGCGACTTCGGCATCTGCCGGGAGATCGTCGAGCACGGCCGGCTGCCCCTCCTCGGCGTCTGCCTCGGCCACCAGGGAATCTGCCACCTGGCCGGAGCCACCGTCCGCCGGGCCCCCGAGGTCCGCCACGGCCGGGTGTCACCCGTCCTGCACGGCGGGACGGACGTGTTCGCCGGGCTGCCGTCCCCCTTCGACGCCGTCCGCTACCACTCCCTGGCCGTCACCGACCTCCCACCGGAGCTGGAGGCCCTCGCGACGACGCCGGACGGCGTGCTGATGGGCGTCCGCCACCGGGACCGGCCGCTGTGGGGCGTGCAGTTCCACCCCGAGTCGGTGTGCACCGAGCACGGCCACCTGCTGCTGCGCAACTTCCGCGACCTGACCGCGGACTGGCACTGGCGGACGGGCCGTCCGCGCCCGGCGCTCCGGCGCGCGCTCACCACCCCCGACCCGGCGCCCCGGCCCGCGCTCACCACCCCGGACCCGGCACCCCGGCCCGCGAAGGCCCCCGGTACGTCCGCCGACGGCCCCCGCTGGCGCGTGCTCGCCGAGCGAATACCGACTCGCGTGGCCGACGAGGTGGTCTTCGACCGCCTCTTCCGCCGCTCCCGGCACGCCTTCTGGCTGGACAGCAGCGCCACGGACGCCTCCCTCGGCCGGTTCTCCGCCATGGGCGACGCCGAGGGGCCGCTGGCCCGCGTGGTCTCGGCCGACGTCTGGCACGGCACCGTCACCGTGACTTCCGCGAACGGGGTGGAGATCGTCGGCGGCCCGTTCTTCGACTGGCTCGACCGCGACCTGGCCGCCCGTCACGTCGACGTGCCGGACCTGCCGTTCGAGTTCACGCTGGGGTGGGTCGGCTACCTGGGGTACGAGCTCAAGGCCGAGTGCGGCGGCGACCGCGCCCACCGCTCCCCCGAGCCCGACGCGGTCATGATCTACGCGGACCGGGCCGTGGTCTTCGACCACCTGACGTCGACCACCCACCTCCTCGCCCTCGCCGCGCCCGGCGACGAACGCCCGGCCCGCGCCTGGCTGGACCGCACCCGGGCCGAACTGGCGCGCCTCGCCGGCCGCCGCCCCGACCCCGCCCCCGCGCCGCAGCGCCGTCTCTCCGCGCCACGGCTGCGGCACGACCGCGACGCCTACCTCGCCGCCATCGACACCTGCCAGGACGCGATCGGCCGCGGCGAGACCTACGAGGTGTGCCTGACGAACATGCTGTGCGCCGACGGCACTCTCGTCCCCTGGGACGCCTACCGCTTCCTGCGCCGCACCAGCCCCGCGCCCTTCGGCGCCCTGCTGCTCCTGGACTCCCTCGCGGTGCTCAGCACCTCCCCGGAACGCTTCCTCCGGGTCTCCGCGAGCGGACTGATGGAGTCCAAGCCCATCAAGGGCACCCGGCCGCGCGGTGGCACCTCCGCCGAGGACGCGCTGCTCCGCGAGGACCTGCGCACCAGCGAGAAGGACCGGGCGGAGAACCTGATGATCGTCGACCTGGTCCGCAACGACCTCGGCCGGTGCGCGGAGGTCGGCTCGGTCCACGTGCCCGAGCTGTTCGCCGTCGAGACCTACGCCACCGTGCACCAGCTCGTCTCCACCGTCCGGGCCCGGCTGCGCCCCGGCCGCTCGGCGGTGGACTGCGTCCGGGCCGCGTTCCCCGGCGGCTCGATGACCGGGGCGCCGAAGATCCGCACCATGCGCCTCATCGACGAACTGGAGGCCGGGCCGCGCGGCGTGTACTCCGGTGCCATCGGCTACCTGTCCCTCTCCGGCGCCGCCGACCTCAGCATCGTCATCCGCACGGCCGTCGCCGCCCCCGGCCGGGTGTCGTACGGCGTCGGCGGGGCGATCGTGGCACTGTCGGACCCCGCCGCCGAGTTCGAGGAGACCGCCGTCAAGGCCACCCCGCTGCTGCGGCTGCTGGGCGCCGGGTTCCCCGGCCGCCGCCCCGCCGTCACCGGCTGA
- a CDS encoding 4-hydroxybenzoate 3-monooxygenase encodes MRTLRTPVAIVGAGPAGLVLAHLLHLDGVRSVVLERRDRRYVEGRVRAGLLEQGTADLLRDSGVGRRMDREGQVHEGFELRFDGERHRLSTAELCGRTVTMYGQQEVVKDLIRARTEAGAPPYFGVDDIVPGDLTGDTATLRCTLDGEATVVHADFVAGCDGFHGVTRRSLPAGRLARYERTYPFAWLGVLAAAPPAGEELIYAVHDRGFALHSMRSPTVSRLYLQVAPDEDLARWPDDRIRAELRTRLCPAGEPLHEGPLSRHGITSMRGFVAEPMQYGRLFLAGDAAHIVPPTAAKGLNLAVADAVVLARALTAWYGRGDREPLDGYTRTCLAHVWQAQEFSAWLTRLFHPHPGEDTMEARLRRARLRHLVGSRAAATDFAEHYTGLARGPAAGRGGA; translated from the coding sequence ATGCGCACGCTGCGCACCCCGGTCGCGATCGTCGGCGCGGGCCCGGCCGGCCTCGTCCTTGCCCATCTGCTGCACCTCGACGGCGTGCGCTCGGTCGTCCTGGAGCGCCGCGACCGCCGGTACGTCGAGGGCCGGGTGCGGGCCGGGCTGCTGGAGCAGGGCACGGCGGATCTGCTGCGCGACAGCGGCGTCGGGCGCCGGATGGACCGCGAGGGGCAGGTGCACGAGGGGTTCGAGCTCCGCTTCGACGGGGAGCGGCACCGGCTGTCCACCGCGGAGCTGTGCGGCCGGACGGTGACGATGTACGGGCAGCAGGAGGTGGTGAAGGACCTCATCCGGGCGCGTACGGAGGCGGGCGCGCCCCCGTACTTCGGCGTGGACGACATCGTGCCGGGCGACCTCACCGGGGACACCGCCACCCTGCGGTGCACCCTCGACGGCGAAGCCACCGTCGTCCACGCCGACTTCGTCGCCGGCTGCGACGGCTTCCACGGCGTGACCCGCCGCAGCCTCCCCGCCGGGCGGCTGGCCCGCTACGAGCGGACGTACCCGTTCGCGTGGCTGGGCGTCCTGGCCGCCGCGCCGCCGGCCGGCGAGGAACTGATCTACGCCGTCCACGACCGCGGTTTCGCCCTGCACAGCATGCGCTCCCCCACGGTCAGCCGGCTCTACCTCCAGGTGGCGCCCGACGAGGACCTGGCCCGGTGGCCGGACGACCGGATCCGGGCCGAGCTGCGCACCCGGCTCTGCCCGGCCGGCGAGCCGCTGCACGAGGGGCCGCTCAGCCGGCACGGCATCACGTCCATGCGCGGCTTCGTCGCCGAACCGATGCAGTACGGGCGGCTGTTCCTCGCCGGCGACGCCGCCCACATCGTCCCGCCGACCGCCGCCAAGGGCCTCAACCTGGCGGTGGCGGACGCCGTCGTCCTCGCCCGGGCGCTGACCGCCTGGTACGGCCGGGGCGACCGTGAGCCGCTGGACGGGTACACGCGGACCTGTCTGGCCCACGTCTGGCAGGCCCAGGAGTTCTCGGCGTGGCTCACCCGGCTGTTCCACCCGCACCCGGGCGAGGACACGATGGAGGCGCGGCTGCGCCGGGCCCGGCTACGGCACCTGGTCGGTTCCCGCGCCGCCGCGACGGACTTCGCCGAGCACTACACGGGCCTGGCCCGCGGCCCGGCGGCGGGACGCGGGGGCGCTTGA
- a CDS encoding TVP38/TMEM64 family protein, translated as MHDSAAPAPGPAERRLVRALASPWSRLSLLVLIVAGAVATVLACHPERLLSEGLPAGMPYSLTFVLFAGAYGLCTAAFVPRPVLSVAAGTLFGTQAGAVAALLGTVLGSAASFGLARLLGQRALRPLLRARWLRSADRQLSRHGFRSMLAVRLFPGVPFAAANYCAAVSRVGWGPFLLATALGSAPSTTAYVIAGSHAASPGSPAFVAAVAFIAITGLAAVLVAWRRRGRAFAAGRQRPS; from the coding sequence GTGCACGATTCCGCCGCGCCCGCCCCCGGCCCCGCCGAGCGGCGCCTCGTGCGCGCCCTCGCCTCCCCCTGGTCCCGACTGTCCCTGCTGGTGCTGATCGTCGCCGGTGCGGTGGCCACCGTCCTGGCCTGTCATCCCGAACGGCTGCTGAGCGAGGGGCTCCCGGCGGGCATGCCGTACAGCCTGACGTTCGTCCTCTTCGCGGGTGCGTACGGGCTGTGTACCGCGGCGTTCGTCCCCCGGCCGGTGCTGAGCGTCGCGGCCGGCACCCTCTTCGGCACACAGGCCGGCGCGGTGGCGGCGCTGCTGGGGACGGTGCTCGGCTCGGCGGCCTCGTTCGGCCTCGCGCGGCTGCTCGGGCAGCGCGCGCTGCGCCCGCTGCTGCGCGCCCGCTGGCTGCGGTCGGCCGACCGGCAGCTCAGCCGGCACGGCTTCCGTTCGATGCTGGCGGTCCGCCTCTTCCCGGGGGTTCCCTTCGCCGCCGCGAACTACTGTGCGGCGGTCTCGCGTGTCGGCTGGGGGCCGTTCCTGCTGGCGACCGCGCTGGGCAGCGCGCCGAGCACCACCGCGTACGTGATCGCCGGCAGCCATGCCGCGTCGCCCGGGTCCCCCGCGTTCGTCGCCGCCGTGGCGTTCATCGCGATCACCGGCCTGGCGGCGGTCCTGGTGGCCTGGCGCCGCCGGGGCCGCGCGTTCGCGGCGGGCCGGCAGCGGCCCTCCTGA